ACCGTGGCCAACGCAACTCTCCACCCCACCTTCAATTCCTGCACCCCCAATAAAGAAAGCATTAGTCTCTTTTCCCAAAACGATATCGTGACAGATAAGAGATGAATGTGTGACATATAGGCCATTATTGTCGCTACATTAGGCTTGTGATTCTCGCTTCGAACAAGCTTGAGAAAGAGTCTAAACGCCTTCTCAGTCCAACCTTTCTTGCACAGGCCATTAATCAAAGTCGTGTGCGTGTACACATTTGGCTTCCAACCTTGCCTAACCATCTCCTCCAACATCTCAAACCCCTGTTTCACGCTACCCCTATTGAAATCTTTTTTGCAGTCGAGGTCGGCGGACCAGCAGCTGGCCGCCGCGGCCAGTGGGGCGATTCTGGAAAGGTTTCTGGTGGCCGTAGAAGAAGTAGGAGAAGAAGCCGCCACATCGAATTGTTGATTGTACAACAAATCAcccattcaatttaatatagAATGTCActtcatgtaaaaaaaatacatctcAGCACAGTTAAACGGCGTCAGTGAAAAGTTAACAGAGATGGCTTAATCGGCTCaaatttacaagtttatggacccaattgaaaccgaaaaaaaaacaatgaccCATTTGAGATTCCCATATAAATATGAGAATCATCCGAAggtttaaaccttatttttataataaaattttgatctGTCTTAAATTTCACATTAGACTCCAATGAGGTCTGCACCTTCATAAATTTATTCCATAAATCAATTTCAGACTagcaaaacatttaaaaaaaatcatttagcGAAATACATAAAATCTCCAGTATCACAACATTCTTTCTACACctctcaaatttttttatatttttcaaaaatatctttagattaatttttcttttgctcaCTCCTCACGAGAACTGTTAAAACCAAAACAGATATGAAAATTCGTTCGACTTTCAGACATAAATATTCATTGACGAATACATATTCATTTAGTCTTCAACGAATGTCCGTTAgcggatgtcgatatccgttgAAAGCTCAACAAATCttccatttttgtttatttttttaatggtttaaCCATGATAATTCAATTTTCACTTAAGAACAATCATGAAATAAGATGATACAGTGATGATGGTGGAGGAAGAAACTCtcaaaaataagataataacaCAATATTAGCATCTATTTACGAGAAACCACGACATAACATGACAcgatgatattttttaaatttttgtgaaaatatatgtttcagttcaataataaccaaaaaaacaataaaggaTATATAATCTCGGTGGTTCCATAGAGTCGCTTATTGAAGAAGCAAAACAGACTCTAGGAGAGTTAAAAGTaaacacaaatttgaaaatgaatgctAGTTAAAGTGAAGATATAACTCTAGATTGAGCAGAAAGGAGTAGTCCACACTATATATACAGTACAAGTTGTTGTGCAAAAGCCTAATTTCAGTACTCTCAATTCTCAGTTCATTTGAAGATCATTGTTCTTATGTTGGTGCACTGGACTGGCTCGGTTTTTTTAACTGCACTAAAATCATGGTCATGTTATCACATCCATCACCAATAGCTATTGTTGGTGCCAAACATCGATCCAACACTCTTTCACAAACCGCAGAAAGTTTTGTTTCCTGTCAAACAAAATGGTAATCAGATTAAAATCCTAGTGCGATAAATAGCAACATAGGGTCCATAGCTCAGTGGTAGAGCATTTGACTGCAGATCAAGAGGTCACCGGTTCGAACCCGGTTGGGCccttttttctctaatttttgttattaacaCTGTAACTAATTATGCATCCCCAGTTTGAAAAAACTGCCAATTCTCTCTAACTTATAACAAGTATAAACAACAATTGATATTCATGACAGTACCAAACACTGCATTAAATATCATCAAGTATAAGCAACGATAGTACATTATTCATTTAATGTATGTTAGGAAATTTTATAACTTAGAAACTCACAATGAGAAGTTGTTGGCGTACGAAATCAACCAATTGCTGGCTTGACAAGCAATCCCTGAAGCAATAAGAgccaaaaatttattatatggtTCGGACCACCAAATGTTTATGGTCTTGGTTAATCTTAATGTCACACATAATTGAGTTTTTgaatcataaaaaaatcaataaactcGTTTTAAGTGTCATATAGAGATTGGTCAGGAAGTGTAAATTCTCAAGAACATATAATTCTccccaaaataaataatagagaACATTCAGAACTGAAACGGGGATTGAAAAGTATAATAGAATAAGAAGTATACCATATGCCATCACAAGCTAGcactataaattcatcttcatcagAAAGTTCAATCTGttataaaatgacaaaaataatacTCGGTCAAAAGTTGAAAACTTAAGATGGTAGAAAATACTTAGAATCTTGAGTTTTAACCAAGCATTTCATTTTTGGTTATTCCATGTTGCAACCATGAAACTGTGGTAGAGTTGATCGATTTAATGTATCACACATGAACAAACTTACAGTATTTATGTCTGGATTGGCTGTCACCATTTGTTTTTCAGCAGGAAGGAATCTATTCTGCTTAAACTCCATGTCACCTGCAGAATAGTGAAACATAATGAATGGGAACCATATAAACCATGACCCATATACACCATTACCAAAAATCCTCTTAAAATTtcacatcgattagagataagatCAATTCACAGTTTCCAActaggtgcaaacctcacttaTAAGCcgattttgtaagattgagttagatttaaaatttacttcttaagATGGTATCGGATAAATGAGTTAGAGTCTATTCTAacgaaatttgttatttattagaTTTGTTTTTCTAGTTGTTATAGACCGGACCTGTTTCgtaaggttgagttagacttaaagtgcAATTCTTAACAAAtccaaaataaacttatattaaCATGTCACAAAGAAATTACCATCCAGAagaaacaaatacaaatatatgaaatcttcaattttctattttaaaaccAGCTAAAATTGGAGGAAGCTTTAATAAACATTCATAACAGCTCACTTGCTAGTAAATAAGTACCTATAGCTCTTGCAAGGCTTAAACTCCCATTAACTCTTCCTGCATGAATAAAACCACCGGCTTTTATGATTCTTTCCTTCTCAGTATCAAGATCAGGTTTATGATCTATAGACAAATCGTAAGCCTGCAGATAATATGAACAATAGTCAGAAAATTGTTGTAATAATTGTACACAAAATCTGTTATTTTAAAGATGAGAATTTCCATCTTGAAGTTACCTGACCCTTCCTACATATTACACAACGTGAATCACCAGCATTTGCTACAAAAAGTTGGTTGTTTCTAATAACTGCAACACAGGCAGTGCTTCCTGAAGTTGGTCCAGCAAAATTAGAATGAGGACCCTGCTTACAATACATAAGACATATTACTGAATGCAACAAAAGAGACaccagaaaacaaaaatagaggTGCAGAGAAACTATAATTTCACACACACAAAACCAACACACTTGGAGAAACACCACTCTAAATCTATGGACACTATACTCTTTACAAGGTTTCAAAAACTGGTCTGTGATCACCATTTCGGCCAAAAAATCAAGGTTTTTAGGCTCTCTGATATGGCATTGCAACTTTAATTGTGACTGCATTTATCCACAGTTTCCTTCAATGTCAAGAATTGCAATAAACCCATAGTCTTGACCACAATTTAAAACCTTACCTCTTTACTTAAAAAGCTATAAGGGATGTATATAACCCACtgatgagttttttctttttttttttcttcccagAAGATTTATTAGAGAGAGATTATATATCCTAGACTTGAGCCCAACTCTTAAATTAAAAGGGATTGACACTACTTTTAACTTAGAACCTCAAGGTatgaatctttttttttatatggtatttaattttatcatttctatccaatgtgaaaCTTAGACTCACATGGATTATTCCCAACACCCATGAAAGTTATGATGTTAAAGAAGGACCTTCAAATGTCATACCTACCTCCTCAAAGGCCCAACTATCCTCTTGAGCCTTATATTCTCTGCTTCGTGGAGACCAAATCAATCCTTCTATCTTACCATTGAACTTGTTTATCTTATCACCCAAACTTGCCAATTCCCTCCAGCCCCTTTGACCACGCATCATCTCATCCATCCtgcaattattacaaaaatgctATCTCATTACTCATTtgctttatttcattttattatggTGTTTTGCTTTAAGGattagaagaaaataatgaatgcATATGGAGCTAGTGAACATTTCTTTTTTGCctatatagggttaaatatgtttttagttccgcGAAATTGGAATTTTTCCCTGTCCCAAACTTTATACATTTTGATCCCAaactttgaaaatgaataaatatagtTCTC
This window of the Vigna angularis cultivar LongXiaoDou No.4 chromosome 7, ASM1680809v1, whole genome shotgun sequence genome carries:
- the LOC108338428 gene encoding probable protein phosphatase 2C 60: MSCELLLLIYCSYYHLERMGTNLSTPKTEKSSDDGENDHLRYGLSSMQGWRASMEDAHAAHLDLDESTSFFGVYDGHGGKVVAKFCAKYLHQQVVKSEAYIAGDIGTSLRESFFRMDEMMRGQRGWRELASLGDKINKFNGKIEGLIWSPRSREYKAQEDSWAFEEGPHSNFAGPTSGSTACVAVIRNNQLFVANAGDSRCVICRKGQAYDLSIDHKPDLDTEKERIIKAGGFIHAGRVNGSLSLARAIGDMEFKQNRFLPAEKQMVTANPDINTIELSDEDEFIVLACDGIWDCLSSQQLVDFVRQQLLIETKLSAVCERVLDRCLAPTIAIGDGCDNMTMILVQLKKPSQSSAPT